A window of Dehalococcoidales bacterium genomic DNA:
TCTGGTCTATTTCGATGTCTCCCAGCTCGCTGATCGGCCGGGCGTTGGATGGCAGGTGGGGCAGGGCGACCTGCGGCTCCACGGAAGAGACATCGTACTCAATGGTCTGGGAATATTCCGCATCGTCGTCCGGTTCGTAGACGGTATAGGGACGCCTGGCACGGTTCCTGACGTAGTCCAGGGTCTTCTCATCGACGTGGAAGATGCCCGCCTTGCCCCCGGCCTCGATTGCCATGTTGGACATAGTGAACCGTCCGTCCATGGGCAGGGTATCGATTGCCTCGCCGGTGAACTCCAGGGCGGCGTATAGAGCACCGTCCACGCCAATCTGTCCGATGGTGTACAGGATGAGGTCCTTGCCGCCGACCCACTCCTCGAGTTCTCCATGGTAAATAAGTTTGATGGTCGGTGGCACCTTCATCCAGATATCGCCGGTAGCCATTGCAGCGGCGATATCGGTCGAGCCCATGCCGGTGGCGAAGGCTCCCAGGGCACCGTAGGTGCAAGTGTGTGAATCGGCACCGATAATGACATCGCCGGGCACGACCAGGCCTTGCTCGGGCAGGAGCACGTGCTCGATGCCCATCTGCCCAACATCGTAGTGCGGTATTCCCTGTTCGCGACAGAAGTCGCGCATAACCTTGGCCTGCTCGGCGGAGTTGATGTCCTTGTTGGGTACGTAGTGGTCGGCCACCATGACTATCTTATCGGGTTCAGAGACCTTACTCAGTCCAAGCCGCCGGAACTCCCGTATCGATATCGGGGCGGTGATATCATTGGCCAGGATGACGTCCACCCGGACGTTGACAAACTCGCCCGGGCTCACCATCTTTCTATCCGTGTGGGCAGCCAGTATCTTTTCTATAAGAGTCAATGTACTTCCCCTCTGTATTTATATCCGGTTAGCCGGTGCCGGGGCTACTCGCTGGCGTGAGGGATAAACAATATCACCAGTGCAATAGCGGTTGCTACCGGTGCCACGATGTACATGCCCACTCCGGCGGCCAGGCCGATACCTGCTACTGCCCAGATTGTTGTTGCCGTGGTCAGCCCACCCACCAGGCCACCTTCACGACGGATTATGGCACCGGCACCGAGAAAGCCGATACCGGTCACGATTCCAGCGGCAATGCGGGTGGGGTCGGCATCCGGGAAGGCCAGCGCAGAGACCACGGCAAACAGTGCAGCACCGAGACTTATCAGGCTGTGCGTCCTGGTACCGGCGGGCTTGCCGGCCCGTTCTCGCTGGAAGCCGATGATAGCACCAAGTGCGGCCGCCAGCAGAAGTCGCAGTACCATTTCCACTTCAGCAGGCATCTCAACCCCCCGTACGGAAATCTACGCTGCTGTTTTCCTGGCGGCAAGCAACCGGTTCAGCGCGTTGATGTAAGCCTTGGCGCTGGCCACAATAATGTCGGTATCCGCGCCGCGACCGGTGTAGGTTATTCCCTCACTCTCCACCCTTATCAGCACCTCACCGATGGCGTCTATCCCCTCGGTTATGGACTTGACGGTGAACTCCGTGAGCGTGCAGGGCACGTCCACAATCTTGTCAATTGCCTTGCAGGTGGCATCAACCGGGCCGGTGCCGAGGGCGGAGTCTGCCCTGGGCTCTCCCTCGGGAGTCGTCATCCGGACCGCTGCGGTGGGTATGCCGCGGTCACCGCAGGAAACCTGGATG
This region includes:
- a CDS encoding MgtC/SapB family protein, with product MPAEVEMVLRLLLAAALGAIIGFQRERAGKPAGTRTHSLISLGAALFAVVSALAFPDADPTRIAAGIVTGIGFLGAGAIIRREGGLVGGLTTATTIWAVAGIGLAAGVGMYIVAPVATAIALVILFIPHASE
- the leuC gene encoding 3-isopropylmalate dehydratase large subunit → MTLIEKILAAHTDRKMVSPGEFVNVRVDVILANDITAPISIREFRRLGLSKVSEPDKIVMVADHYVPNKDINSAEQAKVMRDFCREQGIPHYDVGQMGIEHVLLPEQGLVVPGDVIIGADSHTCTYGALGAFATGMGSTDIAAAMATGDIWMKVPPTIKLIYHGELEEWVGGKDLILYTIGQIGVDGALYAALEFTGEAIDTLPMDGRFTMSNMAIEAGGKAGIFHVDEKTLDYVRNRARRPYTVYEPDDDAEYSQTIEYDVSSVEPQVALPHLPSNARPISELGDIEIDQTVIGSCTNGRISDLRTAALILEGRKVHPRIRCIVIPGTQQVYLDSLKEGLIETFIRAGAVVSTPTCGPCLGGYMGILAEGERCVSTTNRNFVGRMGSPKSEVYLAGPAVAAASAVTGHISHPAEIL